A genome region from Sporolituus thermophilus DSM 23256 includes the following:
- a CDS encoding NAD(P)-dependent oxidoreductase, with product MRIDRQTDFDRPHLTFAEIDEGFSMREAIAEAKRCLNCPKPLCRTGCPIENEIPAFIQALANGNIGEASAIIARRSNLPAVCGRVCPHEKQCEAACVLAKKGCGIRIGKLERFIADFAAEMDIGTPEKSNEHKGRVAVIGSGPAGLTVAGDLAKMGFTVTVFEAQPEPGGVLMYGIPDFRLNKEVVRREIKKIERLGVTFNTNVLVGPDITIDELFADGYDAIFIGTGTALPKTLDLPGKELPGVVQATYFLSMVSLANAGKVDIKEVPIHLGDRVLVIGAGNVAIDAARTALRVGARQVTIVYRRTEAEMTALKSEYEAACAEGVKFEWLASPVRFVGETCVTGLECEVMERANGELRGIGQTKLLPADKIILAVGQRPAARIVSTTTGIQVNPQGYVITRERPYGMTTRRGVFAGGDVVHEPATVVLAMKEAKKVAAGIAMYVDAKKLMEEC from the coding sequence ATGCGCATCGATAGACAAACCGATTTTGACCGCCCCCACCTCACCTTTGCCGAAATTGACGAAGGCTTTAGCATGCGTGAGGCCATCGCCGAAGCGAAGCGATGCCTGAACTGTCCCAAGCCGCTGTGCCGCACCGGCTGTCCCATCGAAAATGAAATCCCGGCCTTTATTCAGGCGCTGGCCAACGGCAACATCGGCGAAGCCAGCGCGATCATCGCCCGCCGCAGCAACCTGCCGGCCGTATGCGGCCGGGTGTGCCCCCACGAAAAGCAATGCGAAGCTGCCTGCGTCTTAGCTAAAAAGGGCTGCGGCATCCGCATCGGTAAACTGGAGCGCTTCATCGCCGACTTTGCCGCCGAAATGGATATCGGCACGCCGGAAAAAAGCAATGAACACAAAGGCCGGGTGGCCGTCATCGGGTCCGGTCCCGCCGGCCTGACCGTCGCCGGCGACCTGGCCAAAATGGGCTTTACCGTTACCGTCTTCGAAGCTCAGCCGGAACCGGGCGGCGTGCTCATGTACGGTATTCCTGACTTTCGTCTCAATAAAGAGGTCGTCCGCCGCGAAATCAAGAAGATTGAACGGTTGGGCGTCACCTTCAATACCAACGTCCTGGTCGGGCCGGATATTACCATCGATGAATTGTTTGCCGACGGCTATGATGCTATCTTCATCGGCACCGGCACCGCCCTGCCGAAAACGCTGGACCTTCCTGGCAAAGAGCTGCCTGGCGTGGTGCAGGCCACTTACTTTCTTAGCATGGTATCCCTGGCTAACGCCGGCAAAGTCGACATCAAAGAAGTCCCTATCCATCTCGGCGACCGGGTGCTGGTCATCGGCGCCGGCAATGTCGCCATAGACGCGGCCCGTACTGCCCTCCGGGTCGGCGCCCGCCAAGTCACCATCGTCTACCGCCGCACCGAAGCAGAGATGACCGCACTAAAATCGGAATACGAAGCGGCCTGCGCGGAAGGCGTTAAGTTTGAGTGGCTGGCCAGCCCGGTCCGTTTTGTCGGCGAGACCTGTGTTACCGGCCTGGAGTGCGAAGTGATGGAGCGGGCAAACGGCGAGCTGCGCGGCATCGGCCAAACCAAACTACTCCCGGCCGACAAAATCATTCTCGCCGTCGGCCAGCGCCCTGCCGCCCGCATTGTCTCGACCACTACGGGTATCCAAGTGAACCCGCAGGGCTATGTCATAACCCGCGAACGCCCCTACGGCATGACGACCCGCCGCGGCGTTTTTGCCGGCGGCGACGTGGTGCACGAGCCGGCGACCGTGGTGCTGGCCATGAAAGAAGCCAAAAAAGTGGCGGCCGGCATTGCCATGTATGTCGACGCGAAAAAACTAATGGAAGAATGTTAA